One part of the Phragmites australis chromosome 3, lpPhrAust1.1, whole genome shotgun sequence genome encodes these proteins:
- the LOC133910813 gene encoding polygalacturonase-like, with protein MISSKTESPCFGEVDDGLGCTGESSDVAQECSASSTTAIAAQGLERECGVGKARGCGRNLKRSDARAVAGNVGAGARRVLANSGDVVRRLRVRARAQASATMMLTMLQSAGVKYNGSSSNESTPAHGASSLSSLNGAAGPKGRSLASSQNVFTLDGYGARGDGKHDDTQALAKAWKAACASPRAAVVLVPRGKRYLLKVVGLSGPCKSSVVATVQGTLVASPNRSDWSDKDRRLTVNGGGAIDGNGERWWPHSCKINKALPCEEAPTALSFHSSNLTVENMKIVNSQQIHMSVEDCTDVQLLRLSITAPGTNPNTDGIHITDNKDVQVTNCMIKAGSSKTAVILRNRAKHRDQQWRVNADLISSDEV; from the exons ATGATAAGCAGCAAAACGGAATCCCCGTGCTTCGGTGAAGTTGATGACGGTCTCGGGTGCACCGGAGAGAGCTCGGACGTGGCGCAGGAGTGCTCGGCGAGCTCGACGACGGCAATAGCGGCTCAGGGACTAGAGAGGGAGTGCGGGGTGGGGAAGGCGCGGGGCTGCGGGCGCAACTTAAAGCGCAGTGACGCTCGTGCCGTTGCGGGGAACGTGGGCGCGGGGGCTAGACGCGTGCTGGCGAATTCGGGCGACGTGGTGCGGCGGTTGCGAGTGCGGGCGCGGGCGCAAGCGAGCGCGACGATGATGCTGACAA TGCTGCAGAGTGCAGGGGTGAAGTACAATGGCAGCTCGTCGAATGAGAGCACGCCGGCGCACGGCGCGAGCTCGTTGAGCAGCTTGAATGGAGCCGCCGGTCCCAAGGGCAGGTCGCTGGCGTCGTCCCAGAACGTGTTCACCCTCGACGGCTATGGTGCCCGCGGCGACGGCAAGCACGACGACACGCAGGCGCTTGCGAAGGCGTGGAAGGCGGCCTGCGCCTCTCCGCGGGCGGCCGTCGTGCTTGTCCCCAGGGGCAAGCGCTACCTGCTGAAGGTTGTCGGTCTCTCCGGCCCCTGCAAGTCCAGCGTCGTGGCCACGGTGCAGGGCACGCTAGTGGCGTCGCCGAACAGGTCGGACTGGAGCGACAAGGACAGGAGGCTCACCGTCAATGGCGGCGGCGCAATCGACGGCAACGGCGAGAGGTGGTGGCCGCACTCGTGCAAGATCAACAAGGCTCTC CCTTGCGAGGAGGCTCCAACGGCTCTGTCATTCCACTCCTCAAATTTGACAGTAGAGAATATGAAAATAGTGAATAGCCAACAAATCCACATGTCGGTCGAGGATTGCACCGATGTGCAATTGCTACGACTGTCTATCACAGCGCCCGGCACTAATCCCAACACCGACGGCATCCACATCACCGACAACAAAGATGTGCAGGTTACAAACTGCATGATCAAGGCCG GTTCTAGCAAAACTGCTGTGATTCTGCGAAACCGTGCAAAACACAGGGATCAGCAGTGGAG GGTTAATGCTGATTTGATATCATCTGATGAAGTCTGA
- the LOC133913605 gene encoding remorin 4.1-like: protein MLHEQQAPVPAPPSPVPSAPANDDAAGDDEGAATFRDIHPLTPTPTPPARSGSASWDTASHRSSSEEQFMTMSREFTAMVAAGATMQTGPNSNNSAGGGGYDNGAGADQLTSIGEDELEETNPLAIVPDSHPIATPARSSRAPLDLVVVPAPPAPVEARQVKKEEVETKVTAWQTAEMAKINNRFKREEVVINGWETEQLEKASACLKKIERKLDEQRAKALEKTQNDIAKARRKAEEKRASAEAKRGLKLAKVLELANFMKAVGRVPSKRSFF, encoded by the exons ATGTTGCATGAGCAGCAGGCACCCGTCccagcaccaccatcaccagtACCTTCGGCGCCGGCCAACGACGATGCCGCGGGCGACGACGAGGGCGCCGCAACGTTCCGCGACATCCACCCGCTGACGCCCACGCCGACGCCCCCCGCGCGCTCGGGCTCCGCGTCCTGGGACACCGCCAGCCACCGGTCCTCCTCAGAGGAGCAGTTCATGACGATGAGCCGCGAGTTCACGGCCATGGTCGCCGCCGGGGCTACCATGCAGACCGGCCCCAACAGCAACAacagcgccggcggcggcgggtacgacaacggcgccggcgccgaccaGCTCACCAGCATCGGCGAGGACGAGCTGGAGGAGACCAACCCGCTGGCCATCGTGCCGGACAGCCATCCGATCGCGACACCGGCCAGGTCTAGCAGGGCGCCCCTGGACCTGGTGGTGGTGCCCGCGCCGCCCGCCCCGGTGGAGGCACGGCAGGtgaagaaggaggaggtggagaccAAGGTGACGGCGTGGCAGACAGCGGAGATGGCCAAGATCAACAATCGGTTCAAGAGGGAGGAGGTGGTCATCAACGGCTGGGAGACCGAGCAGCTGGAGAAGGCATCCGCATGTCTCAAGAAGATTGAG AGAAAGCTGGACGAGCAGCGGGCCAAGGCGCTGGAGAAGACGCAGAACGACATCGCAAAGGCGCGTCGCAAGGCGGAGGAGAAGCGGGCGTCGGCGGAGGCGAAGCGGGGGTTGAAGCTGGCCAAGGTGCTGGAGCTCGCCAACTTCATGAAGGCCGTCGGAAGGGTGCCCTCCAAGCGCTCCTTCTTCTAG
- the LOC133913604 gene encoding probable cellulose synthase A catalytic subunit 2 [UDP-forming] isoform X2 — protein MDGGSGDGAKSGKHGGGQLCQICGDGVGTTADGELFTACDVCGFPVCRPCYEYERKDGTQACPQCKTKYKRHKGSPPVHGVEGEDVDADYASDYNYPASGNQDQKQKFAERMLTWRMNSGRSDDVGHAKYDSGEIGHAKYDSGEIPRGYIPSLTHSQISGEIPGASPDHMMSPVGNIGRRGHQFPYVNHSPNPSREFSGSLGNVAWKERVDGWKMKDKGAIPMTNGTSIAPSEGRGVGDIDASTDYNMEDALLNDETRQPLSRKVPIPSSRINPYRMVIILRLIVLCIFLHYRITNPVRNAYPLWLLSVICEIWFALSWILDQFPKWSPINRETYLDRLALRYDREGEPSQLAPVDIFVSTVDPMKEPPLVTANTVLSILAVDYPVDKVSCYVSDDGAAMLSFDALAETSEFARKWVPFCKKYNIEPRAPEWYFAQKIDYLKDKVQTSFVKDRRAMKREYEEFKVRINGLVAKAQKVPEEGWIMQDGTPWPGNNTRDHPGMIQVFLGHSGGLDAEGNELPRLVYVSREKRPGFQHHKKAGAMNALVRVSAVLTNGQYLLNLDCDHYINNSKALREAMCFLMDPNLGRNVCYVQFPQRFDGIDRNDRYANRNTVFFDINLRGLDGIQGPVYVGTGCVFNRTALYGYEPPIKKKKAGFFSSLCGGRKKTAKSKKSSEKKKKSHKHADSSVPVFNLEDIEEGVEGSGFDDEKSLIMSQMSLEKRFGQSSVFVASTLMEYGGVPQSATPESLLKEAIHVISCGYEDKSDWGTEIGWIYGSVTEDILTGFKMHARGWRSIYCMPKLPAFKGSAPINLSDRLNQVLRWALGSIEILFSRHCPIWYGYGGRLKFLERFAYVNTTIYPLTSIPLLLYCILPAVCLLTGKFIIPEISNFASIWFISLFISIFATGILEMRWSGVGIDEWWRNEQFWVIGGISAHLFAVFQGLLKVLAGIDTSFTVTSKATDEEGDFAELYMFKWTTLLIPPTTILIINLVGVVAGISYAINSGYQSWGPLFGKLFFAFWVIVHLYPFLKGLMGRQNRTPTIVVVWAILLASIFSLLWVRIDPFTTRVTGPDTQQCGINC, from the exons ATggacggcggcagcggcgatgGTGCG AAATCGGGGAAGCATGGGGGCGGTCAGTTGTGCCAGATCTGCGGCGACGGCGTGGGCACGACGGCGGACGGCGAGCTCTTCACCGCCTGTGACGTCTGCGGGTTCCCGGTGTGCCGCCCCTGCTACGAGTACGAGCGCAAGGACGGCACCCAGGCGTGCCCGCAGTGCAAGACCAAGTATAAGCGCCACAAGG GGAGCCCTCCGGTACACGGTGTGGAAGGCGAGGATGTTGATGCTGACTATGCAAGTGACTACAACTACCCAGCATCTGGCAACCAGGATCAGAAGCAGAAATTTGCCGAGAGAATGCTCACCTGGCGCATGAACTCAGGACGTAGTGATGATGTTGGCCATGCTAAGTATGACAGTGGTGAGATTGGGCATGCGAAGTATGACAGTGGTGAGATCCCTCGTGGATACATCCCATCACTCACTCATAGCCAG ATCTCAGGAGAAATTCCTGGTGCTTCCCCTGACCATATGATGTCTCCTGTTGGGAATATTGGCAGGCGCGGACACCAGTTTCCATATGTGAATCATTCTC CAAACCCATCAAGGGAGTTCTCCGGTAGCCTTGGCAATGTTGCATGGAAAGAGAGAGTGGATGGCTGGAAAATGAAGGACAAGGGTGCAATTCCTATGACCAATGGGACCAGCATTGCTCCCTCGGAAGGACGTGGAGTTGGTGATATCGATGCATCTACTGACTATAACATGGAAGATGCCTTACT GAATGATGAAACTCGGCAACCTCTATCTAGAAAAGTACCAATTCCTTCATCCAGAATAAATCCCTACAGAATGGTTATCATCCTACGTTTGATTGTCCTATGCATTTTCCTGCACTACCGGATCACAAATCCTGTGCGCAATGCATATCCACTATGGCTGCTGTCTGTTATATGTGAGATTTGGTTTGCTCTGTCCTGGATTTTGGATCAGTTCCCGAAGTGGTCCCCAATCAACCGTGAAACTTACCTTGATAGACTGGCTTTAAG GTATGACCGAGAAGGCGAACCATCTCAGTTGGCTCCTGTTGATATTTTCGTCAGTACTGTGGATCCTATGAAGGAACCTCCTCTTGTCACTGCCAATACTGTGCTTTCCATCCTTGCTGTGGACTACCCGGTTGACAAGGTATCTTGTTATGTGTCTGATGATGGAGCTGCGATGCTGAGTTTTGATGCCCTTGCTGAAACTTCAGAGTTTGCTAGAAAATGGGTACCATTCTGTAAGAAGTACAACATAGAACCTAGGGCTCCAGAGTGGTACTTCGCTCAGAaaattgattacttgaaagacAAAGTTCAAACTTCATTTGTTAAAGACCGCCGGGCCATGAAG AGAGAATATGAAGAATTCAAAGTCCGTATCAATGGCCTTGTAGCCAAGGCACAGAAAGTTCCTGAGGAGGGATGGATCATGCAAGATGGTACACCTTGGCCTGGGAACAATACCAGGGACCATCCTGGAATGATTCAG GTTTTCCTTGGTCACAGTGGAGGTCTTGATGCTGAGGGCAATGAACTTCCTCGTTTGGTTTATGTGTCTCGTGAAAAACGTCCTGGATTCCAGCATCACAAGAAGGCTGGTGCCATGAATGCACTT GTTCGTGTATCAGCTGTCCTTACAAATGGGCAATACTTGTTGAATCTTGACTGTGATCACTACATCAACAATAGCAAGGCTCTCCGGGAGGCTATGTGCTTCCTTATGGACCCAAACCTAGGAAGGAATGTCTGTTATGTCCAATTTCCTCAAAGGTTCGATGGTATTGATAGGAATGACCGATATGCAAACAGGAACACAGTGTTTTTCGAT ATTAACTTGAGAGGTCTTGATGGCATTCAAGGACCAGTTTATGTGGGTACTGGTTGTGTGTTCAACAGAACGGCCTTATATGGTTATGAACCCCCaatcaagaagaaaaaggcGGGTTTCTTCTCTTCGCTTTGTGGGGGAAGGAAGAAGACAGCAAAATCTAAGAAGAGctcggagaagaagaagaagtcacaCAAGCACGCAGACAGTTCTGTGCCGGTATTCAATCTTGAAGATATAGAGGAAGGGGTTGAAG GTTCTGGATTTGATGATGAGAAATCGCTTATTATGTCTCAAATGAGCTTGGAGAAGAGATTTGGCCAGTCCAGTGTTTTTGTAGCCTCTACTCTGATGGAATATGGTGGTGTTCCTCAGTCTGCAACTCCAGAGTCTCTTCTGAAAGAAGCTATCCATGTCATCAGCTGCGGCTATGAGGACAAATCTGACTGGGGAACTGAG ATTGGATGGATCTATGGTTCTGTTACAGAAGACATTCTCACTGGGTTCAAGATGCATGCTCGAGGCTGGCGGTCAATCTACTGCATGCCTAAGCTACCAGCATTCAAGGGGTCTGCTCCTATCAACCTTTCAGATCGTCTGAATCAAGTGCTTCGGTGGGCTCTTGGTTCCATTGAAATTCTTTTCAGCAGGCATTGCCCCATATGGTATGGCTATGGAGGACGGCTTAAGTTCCTGGAGAGATTTGCTTACGTCAACACCACAATTTATCCACTCACATCGATCCCACTCCTCTTGTACTGCATATTGCCGGCTGTTTGTCTTCTCACTGGGAAGTTCATCATCCCAGAG ATTAGTAACTTTGCGAGTATTTGGTTTATATCGCTCTTTATCTCAATCTTTGCCACTGGTATCCTTGAGATGAGGTGGAGTGGTGTTGGCATTGATGAATGGTGGAGGAATGAGCAGTTTTGGGTTATTGGTGGTATTTCTGCGCATCTATTTGCCGTCTTCCAGGGTCTCCTTAAGGTTCTTGCCGGTATCGACACCAGCTTCACTGTGACCTCTAAGGCCACTGATGAAGAAGGTGATTTTGCCGAGCTCTACATGTTCAAGTGGACAACACTTCTGATCCCACCAACAACTATTTTGATCATAAACCTGGTTGGTGTGGTTGCCGGTATTTCCTATGCGATCAACAGCGGTTACCAGTCATGGGGGCCTCTCTTTGGGAAGCTCTTCTTTGCCTTCTGGGTGATTGTTCATTTATACCCCTTCCTCAAGGGTCTCATGGGGCGGCAGAACCGCACACCGACCATTGTTGTCGTCTGGGCCATCCTCCTCGCATCAATCTTTTCCTTGCTGTGGGTTCGTATTGATCCATTCACCACTCGGGTCACTGGTCCAGATACTCAGCAATGTGGCATCAACTGCTAG
- the LOC133913604 gene encoding probable cellulose synthase A catalytic subunit 2 [UDP-forming] isoform X1, which translates to MDGGSGDGAKSGKHGGGQLCQICGDGVGTTADGELFTACDVCGFPVCRPCYEYERKDGTQACPQCKTKYKRHKGMPSSPFPWVPLQFRLRTAGSPPVHGVEGEDVDADYASDYNYPASGNQDQKQKFAERMLTWRMNSGRSDDVGHAKYDSGEIGHAKYDSGEIPRGYIPSLTHSQISGEIPGASPDHMMSPVGNIGRRGHQFPYVNHSPNPSREFSGSLGNVAWKERVDGWKMKDKGAIPMTNGTSIAPSEGRGVGDIDASTDYNMEDALLNDETRQPLSRKVPIPSSRINPYRMVIILRLIVLCIFLHYRITNPVRNAYPLWLLSVICEIWFALSWILDQFPKWSPINRETYLDRLALRYDREGEPSQLAPVDIFVSTVDPMKEPPLVTANTVLSILAVDYPVDKVSCYVSDDGAAMLSFDALAETSEFARKWVPFCKKYNIEPRAPEWYFAQKIDYLKDKVQTSFVKDRRAMKREYEEFKVRINGLVAKAQKVPEEGWIMQDGTPWPGNNTRDHPGMIQVFLGHSGGLDAEGNELPRLVYVSREKRPGFQHHKKAGAMNALVRVSAVLTNGQYLLNLDCDHYINNSKALREAMCFLMDPNLGRNVCYVQFPQRFDGIDRNDRYANRNTVFFDINLRGLDGIQGPVYVGTGCVFNRTALYGYEPPIKKKKAGFFSSLCGGRKKTAKSKKSSEKKKKSHKHADSSVPVFNLEDIEEGVEGSGFDDEKSLIMSQMSLEKRFGQSSVFVASTLMEYGGVPQSATPESLLKEAIHVISCGYEDKSDWGTEIGWIYGSVTEDILTGFKMHARGWRSIYCMPKLPAFKGSAPINLSDRLNQVLRWALGSIEILFSRHCPIWYGYGGRLKFLERFAYVNTTIYPLTSIPLLLYCILPAVCLLTGKFIIPEISNFASIWFISLFISIFATGILEMRWSGVGIDEWWRNEQFWVIGGISAHLFAVFQGLLKVLAGIDTSFTVTSKATDEEGDFAELYMFKWTTLLIPPTTILIINLVGVVAGISYAINSGYQSWGPLFGKLFFAFWVIVHLYPFLKGLMGRQNRTPTIVVVWAILLASIFSLLWVRIDPFTTRVTGPDTQQCGINC; encoded by the exons ATggacggcggcagcggcgatgGTGCG AAATCGGGGAAGCATGGGGGCGGTCAGTTGTGCCAGATCTGCGGCGACGGCGTGGGCACGACGGCGGACGGCGAGCTCTTCACCGCCTGTGACGTCTGCGGGTTCCCGGTGTGCCGCCCCTGCTACGAGTACGAGCGCAAGGACGGCACCCAGGCGTGCCCGCAGTGCAAGACCAAGTATAAGCGCCACAAGGGTATGCCCTCCTCGCCATTTCCATGGGTTCCCTTGCAGTTCAGGTTAAGGACAGCAG GGAGCCCTCCGGTACACGGTGTGGAAGGCGAGGATGTTGATGCTGACTATGCAAGTGACTACAACTACCCAGCATCTGGCAACCAGGATCAGAAGCAGAAATTTGCCGAGAGAATGCTCACCTGGCGCATGAACTCAGGACGTAGTGATGATGTTGGCCATGCTAAGTATGACAGTGGTGAGATTGGGCATGCGAAGTATGACAGTGGTGAGATCCCTCGTGGATACATCCCATCACTCACTCATAGCCAG ATCTCAGGAGAAATTCCTGGTGCTTCCCCTGACCATATGATGTCTCCTGTTGGGAATATTGGCAGGCGCGGACACCAGTTTCCATATGTGAATCATTCTC CAAACCCATCAAGGGAGTTCTCCGGTAGCCTTGGCAATGTTGCATGGAAAGAGAGAGTGGATGGCTGGAAAATGAAGGACAAGGGTGCAATTCCTATGACCAATGGGACCAGCATTGCTCCCTCGGAAGGACGTGGAGTTGGTGATATCGATGCATCTACTGACTATAACATGGAAGATGCCTTACT GAATGATGAAACTCGGCAACCTCTATCTAGAAAAGTACCAATTCCTTCATCCAGAATAAATCCCTACAGAATGGTTATCATCCTACGTTTGATTGTCCTATGCATTTTCCTGCACTACCGGATCACAAATCCTGTGCGCAATGCATATCCACTATGGCTGCTGTCTGTTATATGTGAGATTTGGTTTGCTCTGTCCTGGATTTTGGATCAGTTCCCGAAGTGGTCCCCAATCAACCGTGAAACTTACCTTGATAGACTGGCTTTAAG GTATGACCGAGAAGGCGAACCATCTCAGTTGGCTCCTGTTGATATTTTCGTCAGTACTGTGGATCCTATGAAGGAACCTCCTCTTGTCACTGCCAATACTGTGCTTTCCATCCTTGCTGTGGACTACCCGGTTGACAAGGTATCTTGTTATGTGTCTGATGATGGAGCTGCGATGCTGAGTTTTGATGCCCTTGCTGAAACTTCAGAGTTTGCTAGAAAATGGGTACCATTCTGTAAGAAGTACAACATAGAACCTAGGGCTCCAGAGTGGTACTTCGCTCAGAaaattgattacttgaaagacAAAGTTCAAACTTCATTTGTTAAAGACCGCCGGGCCATGAAG AGAGAATATGAAGAATTCAAAGTCCGTATCAATGGCCTTGTAGCCAAGGCACAGAAAGTTCCTGAGGAGGGATGGATCATGCAAGATGGTACACCTTGGCCTGGGAACAATACCAGGGACCATCCTGGAATGATTCAG GTTTTCCTTGGTCACAGTGGAGGTCTTGATGCTGAGGGCAATGAACTTCCTCGTTTGGTTTATGTGTCTCGTGAAAAACGTCCTGGATTCCAGCATCACAAGAAGGCTGGTGCCATGAATGCACTT GTTCGTGTATCAGCTGTCCTTACAAATGGGCAATACTTGTTGAATCTTGACTGTGATCACTACATCAACAATAGCAAGGCTCTCCGGGAGGCTATGTGCTTCCTTATGGACCCAAACCTAGGAAGGAATGTCTGTTATGTCCAATTTCCTCAAAGGTTCGATGGTATTGATAGGAATGACCGATATGCAAACAGGAACACAGTGTTTTTCGAT ATTAACTTGAGAGGTCTTGATGGCATTCAAGGACCAGTTTATGTGGGTACTGGTTGTGTGTTCAACAGAACGGCCTTATATGGTTATGAACCCCCaatcaagaagaaaaaggcGGGTTTCTTCTCTTCGCTTTGTGGGGGAAGGAAGAAGACAGCAAAATCTAAGAAGAGctcggagaagaagaagaagtcacaCAAGCACGCAGACAGTTCTGTGCCGGTATTCAATCTTGAAGATATAGAGGAAGGGGTTGAAG GTTCTGGATTTGATGATGAGAAATCGCTTATTATGTCTCAAATGAGCTTGGAGAAGAGATTTGGCCAGTCCAGTGTTTTTGTAGCCTCTACTCTGATGGAATATGGTGGTGTTCCTCAGTCTGCAACTCCAGAGTCTCTTCTGAAAGAAGCTATCCATGTCATCAGCTGCGGCTATGAGGACAAATCTGACTGGGGAACTGAG ATTGGATGGATCTATGGTTCTGTTACAGAAGACATTCTCACTGGGTTCAAGATGCATGCTCGAGGCTGGCGGTCAATCTACTGCATGCCTAAGCTACCAGCATTCAAGGGGTCTGCTCCTATCAACCTTTCAGATCGTCTGAATCAAGTGCTTCGGTGGGCTCTTGGTTCCATTGAAATTCTTTTCAGCAGGCATTGCCCCATATGGTATGGCTATGGAGGACGGCTTAAGTTCCTGGAGAGATTTGCTTACGTCAACACCACAATTTATCCACTCACATCGATCCCACTCCTCTTGTACTGCATATTGCCGGCTGTTTGTCTTCTCACTGGGAAGTTCATCATCCCAGAG ATTAGTAACTTTGCGAGTATTTGGTTTATATCGCTCTTTATCTCAATCTTTGCCACTGGTATCCTTGAGATGAGGTGGAGTGGTGTTGGCATTGATGAATGGTGGAGGAATGAGCAGTTTTGGGTTATTGGTGGTATTTCTGCGCATCTATTTGCCGTCTTCCAGGGTCTCCTTAAGGTTCTTGCCGGTATCGACACCAGCTTCACTGTGACCTCTAAGGCCACTGATGAAGAAGGTGATTTTGCCGAGCTCTACATGTTCAAGTGGACAACACTTCTGATCCCACCAACAACTATTTTGATCATAAACCTGGTTGGTGTGGTTGCCGGTATTTCCTATGCGATCAACAGCGGTTACCAGTCATGGGGGCCTCTCTTTGGGAAGCTCTTCTTTGCCTTCTGGGTGATTGTTCATTTATACCCCTTCCTCAAGGGTCTCATGGGGCGGCAGAACCGCACACCGACCATTGTTGTCGTCTGGGCCATCCTCCTCGCATCAATCTTTTCCTTGCTGTGGGTTCGTATTGATCCATTCACCACTCGGGTCACTGGTCCAGATACTCAGCAATGTGGCATCAACTGCTAG